The genomic stretch GGCTTGGCCTCACAAACCCTAATTCACCGTCTCTCTCAAATCCGGCCACCCCTAAACTCTCCTCACAAACCCCTCAGCACCAGAGCTTCGTTCCCcttcatcaacaacaacaacaacagcagcaacagcagcagcagactCCATCAACAACCCCCACATTAACTACCACCACCACTTCTTCAGCTCTTctccccctcctccctcctctctcccgAGCTCAATCCATCCTCCTCCAGATGGCCTCACTCGCTACCAAACTCTTCGAAGTCTCGCCCAACCGATCGATGTGGCTCTCCTCCTACCGTGGCTCTCTCCCTACCTTCCTCCCTTCCCAGAATCTGCCCCAGCACaatgactcatcatcctctccATCCACCACCAAAGAAATACTCGCCCTCTTCAACACTCTCCAGACTCAACTCTTTGAGGCCGTTGCCCAACTCCAAGAAATTCTCGATCTCCAAGATGCCAAGCAGAAGATCGCCTCTGATATCCGTTCTAAGGACTCTGCTATGCGGGCCTTCGCTAACAAGATGAAGGAAGCCGAGCATGTTCTCGACCTCCTGGTCGACGATTACTCCGATTATCGCCGTCCCAAACGCTCCAGTTCTACTAGTAATACCTCCGAAGGAACTGCTAGTGATACCACCATTACATCGTCCTTACGTTTATCGGATATTATGTCCTACGCACATCGGATCAGTTACACAACCTTTGCCCCTCCGGAATTTGGGGCCGGGGTGGCTCCGCTTCGTGGAGCCCTGCCACCTGCGCCTCAAGAAGAGCAGATGCGTGCTTCGCAGCTGTACAATTTTGCTGATCTTGACGTTGGCTTACCCAAGACAGTTGAAAGCGAGAAAAAGGCTATTGAGACTTTGATTGAGGCTGCTCCCCCACAGCCCGCACAAACCGCAGACGCCAATCAGCTTCTCGACTTGGCGGCGATTAAGGGTCTCTTCCCACCTCAGCTCACTATACCTTCAGGTTGGCGGCCTGGGATGCCGGTGGAATTGCCTACCGATATGCCGCTTGTGCCGCCGCCTGGTTGGAAGCCAGGGGACCCGGTGCCACTTCCCTCTTTGGATTCCATTGTTCTTCCTAGTAACCGTGAGGAGCAGCAGCAGCCACGACCTGTTGTTCCACAGATGCCACTGCACAGGGCACCTGAGCCGATACAGGTTCGGCATGTTCAGCTTGACATTAATCCGGATGAGGATGATGCGAGTAGCGACTATAGTAGTGACATGGGAAGTTCtgaagaggatgatgaagaTTGAAATTCTGCAATTGTGATGTTTCCTGGGAGTTGAAATGTTTCTGAAGCATTTCAggtaacttatttttttttttttaagggcagGTGGATATTTTCCAGTTATAGAATAATGTGTACATTTGTAGTGCAAATTCCTTAAGTTTTGGACATAAATTTAGTTTTATGCACATGAAGTTGAGGATCAAATTCTAAATATTTGGAATATGCGGCCTGATAGCAATCATGCTAGAAGATACCAGTGTAGGTTTAATCATAATTGATGTTTAAGGTAGTTAATCTGGATAACATTTTCCTGTAGAACTTTAAATTAAGGGTAGATGTATTGGATTCTGGAAATTTAATTTTTGGGGTCCATTTCATATTTGAACATACATTTAAAGATGGTCATGTTTGTGTCTTGGTGGTAGATCTCTTAGAAAGGCGTGGCCGACTGTCTGTCTAAATATGCATGTCTAATCTATATAAGCATACTCTTGATTTCATTTTCTAAGAAGAGAAACCAAGAAGAGTAACAAGTTAATGGGAAACctatcaaagaaaagaaaaatgttcttgGGAAGAAAGCCTATACTTCCCTTTTCTAGATTAAGAGAGGTCTGATTAATGTTTTTGGAAATGTTGAACTAAATGGGTTGGCCGATTATAGTTGTTAGGAAGGGATTTAGTTGGAGGTCTACCATGGGTGGTGCTGCCACGTCTTGACACAGATCCGGACAACCATCCATgctattatttaaaaaaatatatagaatgaaatagATCTACACTGGGGGTTGGGGGAGTGATGCAGTAACATGGATGGACCATTATAAGCTGCTCTGAAAGCCCAAATTACATATCTGGTTTAAACATGGGTTTTGATTTTAGTAGAGATATCTGggttattttatttctattaagGTAGTTGGGTTCTATTAGAGTTTGTTATGTAGTATTAttcagtttctttttttctccaagGTAGTTTCCTACTTTGCAACAGTTTCTATTTCCAGGATAGCTAGGGAATTAAGAGTTTTTCTTCCTCTATTCTGTATGTGGATGTAGTCCCATAGTTAGAGAGTTGAATTGGAAGAGTTTTTCTTAGAGTTTTGTGCATATGTGGTACTGTTGGCTGAGAtgtccttttctctctctactgtGATCGATTTTCTTCCAGGTCTGTTCCCTCTCCTCTAATCTTCTGTTATATTCTTTTCTATCTGTTCCTGATCTTCCTTCCTGAATTCCTTTTCTTAATTGTAGAAGTATTTTACTGTTACTGGTTCTTATTGTTTGGCGATACGCCGATACCCTTGGGTCTGAGTAGAAGACCTGCGGATCAACCATTCCTTCCCTATAGGCTTGAGATTTTGAGTGTGAAACCCTCCACCTTATATGACCCTAGCCATAGTTTCTCATGCCCTAAATCCAGCCCTGCTGTGATAATTCACCGAACTCAAATCTGAATCTGTAACTATCGCCTAACCTGATTTCAGgaatttattattaaaatattaCCTGTTCTTTTGGGCTACTATTGTCTGGAATTGATAGATCAGGGAGTTGTGTACTTACCATTAAATTTCCGAGGGAATCCAATGTAGAACTAGGGTTGAGTAATCTATCTAGTGATGCaattgcacgatggacttagagggaaaaaaaaaaaaatcttttgctttgattctctttggatttagaaacaatttcttttgtattagttagtttctaattttagattaatttccattttcaagtagtttccattaattatttgatttttcctttatattagtcatgtaatagagaagaactcagttttagatttgaagttttgacgAATTGAAATTTGGGTAtggaaaccatggctgccgtgggctGTTTTTTCCCCTCCCTGACTCTCtgaaatctcattttttttcctttttttattttttattttattttttttaatcttcttcctcccaacctttttattatttcctgCTGTTGAATTTTCTGATACTCTGTTTTCTGGGTGACGTTAGTTACACCTCACAGTTGGTCGATCTCCTTCATACCCAAGGCTGTTGGCTTGAAACTTGGAGTAGTTGTAGGAAGCCATAAAGCGATTCAAACATCTGAATCTAAGGTAGAGAGTCCTGTTGATTTGGGAACCATTCCTCCTCAACCAGATCTGGAACAGTAGGCACCGCCAGATCTAACTTAAAGGTCCAATTTGCTCCTCATCGATTGCTGGTTTGAGATACCTTTCTGTCGGAATCAAGAGGCCACAGGGTTGGTAGCCTTCGTTTGGAAGATCAGCCCAAACCGAGACTTGTTGAAGGAGCTCCATCAATCTGAAACTTCTCCTTACCGCTGTTTTTTTTGCTCCCTAACGTGACCTAAGGTAGAAGATGacttctcttttattcttaagtAACCTAGTTTGTTCTATTTACAATTAACCCCCTCTTTTCTTAAACTTTAGTTCTATTATTTCCTCATTCCTTTACTAATTCCAGAATACCCCTCCCCTTTTAATTTCTATCTCAATTTGACCCTAtcatttattttcctctcttttaagtgttagagtgttcctaaatttacaagattgccccccaaccattaaatttgagatttttagtcattcttgtggggcctaagcgatccgattccgacttttggaacccggatccacaTCAGGAACCCATCGCCGAGGCGACGGTGCTCCAATTCCTCGGGAGTCCTCTCCTTGGGGCTAGTTGGCAATCGAAGCATCTCGTCTGTAGTTAAACCCTTGGACTCCATGGAGTAATCGCGCTTGCCTCCACCTAGGTCAACGTGAACACCGGTGTTGAACTCAGATagcgtcatcttcttcttcttaggcTTGGCAACCACAACTTCTTTTAGACTTGGAAAACTCAAAGATTCATCACCATCGGTGAGTTGAGAATTGGCGGCGACGGCGGCAGTGTTCTCTCGCTCTTCGGCTTCAGCACACTCGGCCTCAGCGGCCCACGCACCGATTCCTCCCCTGGCTTTCAACTTTTTTCCTTACcctatcttcctttctttttctcgtCAATGCACAGATCTGAAATCTTCGAAGCACAAAAACAAACCCTTAGATCAAACCCTTCTGTCCTTTGGATTTGGGGCTTCGCTTTTAGGAAATTTTATTTGAGCGAAGGCTCCTTTAGGGGAGCTGGAGCTCCGCTAACATGCACTGAACAAGGGTTGCAGGTTCTCTGCAAGAAGGCGAATCTCTGCAAGAAGGCGACTTCTCTCTGTTCTTGCATGAAGGCTTCTGAAGAGAAATGGGTGCAGGGGCTATTTTGTCGGggattttatgatttttgggCACCAAAGCTGTTCCTAGAGACGGCGaaacaagtcatacttgtttcGTCATGTCCGTTCCTAGGAACAAAAAtcaccataaattttgatttctatttataaaaacAGGACAAACGGAACGAGTttgtcaaacgctttttgttccgtttctgtcgtttcttgacacaaaaatagtagaaacgcgtttcttgaaacgttatcataCGGGCCCTTAGTTGAGTAATCAAACCAGTTTTGCACTGCACCCAAAAACAAATGCTCATGAATTTGGGAAATAGAAATTGATTTGacctttctatttatt from Macadamia integrifolia cultivar HAES 741 chromosome 14, SCU_Mint_v3, whole genome shotgun sequence encodes the following:
- the LOC122060397 gene encoding mediator of RNA polymerase II transcription subunit 4, whose amino-acid sequence is MQQNHQASILQSPARLGLTNPNSPSLSNPATPKLSSQTPQHQSFVPLHQQQQQQQQQQQQTPSTTPTLTTTTTSSALLPLLPPLSRAQSILLQMASLATKLFEVSPNRSMWLSSYRGSLPTFLPSQNLPQHNDSSSSPSTTKEILALFNTLQTQLFEAVAQLQEILDLQDAKQKIASDIRSKDSAMRAFANKMKEAEHVLDLLVDDYSDYRRPKRSSSTSNTSEGTASDTTITSSLRLSDIMSYAHRISYTTFAPPEFGAGVAPLRGALPPAPQEEQMRASQLYNFADLDVGLPKTVESEKKAIETLIEAAPPQPAQTADANQLLDLAAIKGLFPPQLTIPSGWRPGMPVELPTDMPLVPPPGWKPGDPVPLPSLDSIVLPSNREEQQQPRPVVPQMPLHRAPEPIQVRHVQLDINPDEDDASSDYSSDMGSSEEDDED